In the genome of Desulfovibrio desulfuricans, one region contains:
- a CDS encoding AEC family transporter: MEFLHALGGVFGLMLMGFVGFMLAARHWFGSETRIMLPRLITQIALPPFLMYTIMHSFHRNDLLMLAKGALLPLCSVVLMFALAVIIAKFAKIKRQHFGLFCASVSNSNTIFVGIPVNLALFGENSVPYVLLYYAASTVFFWTVGQYSITCDITDSKCCIPLHTRLLQVFSPPLMGFMTGVGLTLLGIELPEFLQNVARSLGNLTTPLAMIFIGISIYDMGLRSIRISKDMALLVVGRMVLGPLVMSGFLLFFTVPPLMAKVFIIQASLPVMAQAAILSAHYHTDPEFGAQAVSLTTLLSMITIPLYMVIF; this comes from the coding sequence ATGGAATTTTTGCATGCGCTGGGCGGGGTTTTTGGGCTGATGCTCATGGGCTTTGTTGGTTTTATGCTGGCCGCGCGGCACTGGTTTGGCTCGGAAACGCGCATCATGCTGCCCCGGCTGATTACGCAGATAGCCCTGCCGCCTTTTCTTATGTACACCATCATGCATTCGTTTCACCGCAACGATCTGCTCATGCTGGCAAAGGGTGCATTGCTGCCGCTGTGTTCCGTGGTGCTGATGTTTGCGCTGGCGGTGATTATTGCCAAGTTTGCCAAGATCAAGCGGCAGCACTTTGGCCTGTTCTGCGCCAGCGTATCCAATTCAAACACCATTTTTGTGGGTATTCCCGTCAATCTGGCCCTGTTCGGCGAAAATTCCGTACCCTATGTGCTGCTGTACTATGCCGCCAGCACCGTGTTTTTCTGGACAGTGGGGCAGTATTCCATCACCTGCGACATTACGGACAGCAAGTGCTGCATCCCCCTGCACACGCGCCTGCTGCAGGTGTTTTCGCCGCCGCTCATGGGCTTTATGACCGGCGTGGGCCTGACCCTGCTGGGCATTGAACTGCCGGAATTTTTGCAGAACGTGGCCCGGTCGCTGGGCAACCTGACAACGCCTCTGGCCATGATATTCATCGGTATTTCCATCTACGACATGGGTCTGCGCAGCATAAGGATAAGCAAGGACATGGCCCTGCTGGTAGTGGGACGCATGGTGCTGGGGCCGCTGGTCATGTCGGGCTTTCTGCTCTTTTTTACCGTGCCGCCGCTCATGGCCAAGGTGTTCATCATCCAGGCCTCGTTGCCGGTGATGGCCCAGGCGGCCATTTTGAGCGCCCATTACCACACGGACCCCGAATTTGGCGCGCAGGCCGTTAGCCTCACGACCCTGCTTTCCATGATCACCATCCCGCTCTACATGGTTATTTTTTAG
- a CDS encoding HdeA/HdeB family chaperone — protein MNKLLILCCLVLGLPVAVQAGNDKIDPAAYICAELITQPITEGGQAPVFEALQIDGYVSAKTGNPIADPETLAPLLGQAYAACQVHPTQKVTAVWQEARKTFPVDTASTWRADKTQCKDYTANPDDGSGFVIWLDGYNRGKSGKPASVLVNDDVLKAYLDACSKQPDALMLDVLAQSAK, from the coding sequence ATGAACAAGCTGCTCATTCTCTGTTGCCTGGTGCTTGGACTGCCTGTGGCTGTTCAGGCCGGCAACGACAAGATCGACCCTGCCGCCTATATTTGCGCCGAACTCATCACCCAGCCCATCACTGAAGGCGGCCAGGCGCCCGTTTTTGAAGCCCTGCAAATCGACGGTTACGTGAGCGCCAAAACCGGCAACCCCATAGCCGACCCCGAAACCCTTGCCCCCCTGCTTGGTCAGGCTTACGCCGCCTGCCAGGTTCACCCCACCCAAAAAGTGACCGCAGTGTGGCAGGAAGCCCGCAAGACCTTCCCCGTGGATACGGCTAGCACCTGGCGTGCCGACAAGACCCAGTGCAAGGACTACACCGCCAACCCCGACGACGGCAGCGGCTTTGTGATCTGGCTTGACGGCTACAACCGAGGCAAAAGCGGCAAGCCCGCATCCGTGCTTGTCAACGACGACGTCCTCAAGGCCTATCTGGATGCCTGCAGCAAACAGCCCGACGCTCTCATGCTCGACGTGCTGGCCCAAAGCGCCAAGTAA
- a CDS encoding FAD/NAD(P)-binding protein yields the protein MLREITARPMMQGNPYLPMPATVAEVIQETGNIKTLRVVLDDEAAMKSFTYEPGQVGQLSVFGAGESTFVINSPPSQKNYLQFSVMQAGEVTSAIHRLSPGDKVGVRAPLGNHFPYADWKGKDIFFVGGGIGMAPIRTIMLHVLEHRADYGKVGLLYGARSPRDMAFSYETEDWLRRDDLDCTLCIDAPFEGWPHKVGLIPNVLLELNPDPKNCVAVLCGPPIMIKFTVQALQKLNFAPENIVTTLEKRMKCGIGICGRCNIGGRYVCVDGPVFTWKDLQDLPPEM from the coding sequence ATGCTGCGCGAAATAACCGCCCGGCCCATGATGCAGGGCAACCCGTACCTGCCCATGCCCGCCACCGTGGCCGAAGTCATACAGGAAACCGGCAACATCAAGACCCTGCGCGTGGTGCTGGACGACGAAGCCGCCATGAAGTCCTTTACCTACGAGCCCGGCCAGGTGGGCCAGCTCTCGGTGTTTGGCGCTGGCGAGTCCACCTTTGTCATCAACTCGCCGCCGTCGCAGAAAAACTACCTGCAGTTTTCCGTCATGCAGGCGGGCGAGGTAACCTCGGCCATCCACAGGCTCTCGCCTGGCGACAAAGTGGGCGTGCGCGCCCCCCTGGGCAACCACTTTCCCTACGCCGACTGGAAGGGCAAGGATATCTTCTTTGTGGGTGGCGGCATCGGCATGGCCCCCATCCGCACCATCATGCTGCACGTGCTGGAGCACCGGGCCGACTACGGCAAGGTGGGCCTGCTCTACGGCGCGCGCTCCCCGCGCGATATGGCCTTCAGCTATGAAACGGAAGACTGGCTGCGCCGCGACGATCTGGACTGCACCCTGTGCATCGACGCCCCCTTTGAGGGCTGGCCGCACAAGGTAGGCCTGATCCCCAACGTGCTGCTCGAGCTCAACCCCGACCCCAAAAACTGCGTGGCCGTGCTCTGCGGCCCGCCCATAATGATCAAGTTTACGGTGCAGGCCCTGCAAAAGCTCAACTTTGCACCGGAGAACATCGTCACCACGCTTGAGAAACGCATGAAGTGCGGCATCGGCATCTGCGGGCGCTGCAACATCGGCGGGCGCTACGTGTGCGTGGACGGCCCCGTGTTTACCTGGAAAGACCTGCAGGATCTGCCGCCGGAGATGTAA
- a CDS encoding 4Fe-4S dicluster domain-containing protein, with product MSTIRFVTPDGLPAFLAYLSQNGRRVLVPVEKPANKRSVVFEPWQEGKPFTMEKATVPAKEAVLPQCETLVRYKKTKDPDNIERVTMSLDDKPEAQPTVVFACRPCDARGYVVLDRPYLKGPYADPYYKARREQLTVVTLTCGSGCNTCFCHWVGGGPTSPEGSDVLMTEIEGGYVLQAVTPRGEELLAASTLAEGAELFPKAEAARKQAWASLTPAPNIKDAPEKVAARFTDTQFWLDQTDRCLSCGACTYFCPTCYCFTITDEGEGLSEKGGRRLRSWDNCMSSLFTREASGHNPRMLKALRMRNRVSHKYSTYPENWGAFSCSGCGRCISNCPVCLDIRAIVLAAIDDGNDDKKSTDK from the coding sequence ATGAGCACCATCCGCTTTGTTACCCCCGACGGCTTGCCCGCGTTTCTTGCCTATCTCTCGCAGAATGGCCGCCGCGTGCTGGTGCCGGTAGAAAAGCCCGCCAACAAGCGCTCGGTCGTCTTTGAGCCATGGCAGGAGGGCAAGCCCTTCACCATGGAAAAAGCCACCGTACCCGCCAAGGAGGCCGTGCTGCCCCAGTGCGAAACCTTGGTGCGCTACAAAAAGACCAAGGATCCTGACAACATCGAGCGCGTCACCATGAGCCTGGACGACAAGCCCGAGGCCCAGCCCACCGTGGTTTTTGCCTGCCGCCCATGCGATGCGCGCGGCTACGTCGTGCTTGACCGCCCCTACCTCAAGGGCCCCTACGCCGATCCTTATTACAAGGCCCGGCGCGAGCAGCTTACGGTGGTTACGCTCACCTGCGGCAGCGGCTGCAATACCTGCTTCTGCCACTGGGTTGGCGGCGGTCCCACCTCGCCCGAAGGCTCGGACGTGCTCATGACCGAGATCGAGGGCGGCTACGTGCTGCAGGCCGTCACCCCCAGGGGTGAAGAACTGCTGGCCGCGTCCACGCTTGCCGAAGGGGCCGAGCTGTTCCCCAAGGCCGAGGCCGCGCGCAAGCAGGCCTGGGCCAGCCTTACGCCTGCTCCCAACATCAAGGACGCGCCCGAAAAGGTGGCGGCCCGCTTTACCGACACGCAGTTCTGGCTGGATCAGACCGACCGCTGCCTCTCCTGCGGGGCCTGCACCTACTTTTGCCCCACCTGCTACTGCTTCACCATCACAGACGAGGGTGAAGGACTGAGCGAAAAGGGCGGACGCCGTCTGCGCAGCTGGGACAACTGCATGTCCTCGCTGTTTACGCGCGAGGCCAGCGGGCACAACCCGCGCATGCTCAAGGCCCTGCGCATGCGCAACCGCGTGTCGCACAAATACTCCACCTATCCTGAAAACTGGGGGGCGTTCTCATGCAGCGGCTGTGGCCGTTGCATCAGCAATTGCCCCGTCTGCCTGGACATCCGCGCCATCGTGCTGGCCGCCATCGACGACGGCAACGATGACAAGAAGTCCACGGACAAGTAG
- a CDS encoding hydrogenase iron-sulfur subunit: protein MPVLNGKELRIVGFLCNWCSYGGADTAGVARATQPTDLRVIRVPCSGRIDPLFIVKALLNGADGVLVSGCHPRDCHYAAGNFYARRRLEVLKQFLPVLGIDERRFEYTWVSASEGQRWQQVVTVFTDRIHKLGPAPKLDDPEPLLKIADMALTSLRSLGTGQKAALDELKEAIKAKLPELDCVIGWQQGYDAAHTVPLFMKTPEDVDKLVWGPFNVNNPAVYLPTFKGKKVGIVVKGCDSRSVVELLQENLIRREDVTIFALPCEGTLDMARVNQDLGRYTKIDGVTYDEAGVTITADGKDHRFCMTDYAQGKCYGCTTPSAVLADTLLGQPVKVDGAAGTPPELALLDSMTLDERLAFWHGQMDRCLRCYACRNACPMCVCRDYCVSDSRDPHWMTQEDSPKEKLFFQTIHAMHLAGRCTGCGECQRACPVGIPIMALRQQIARAVAQLFDGYQPGLNPDEVPPLLGYEVVEKNIHERDWK from the coding sequence ATGCCAGTGCTAAACGGCAAAGAACTGAGAATTGTTGGTTTTCTCTGCAACTGGTGTTCGTACGGCGGTGCGGATACGGCTGGCGTGGCCCGTGCCACCCAGCCCACAGACCTGCGCGTCATCCGCGTGCCCTGCTCGGGCCGCATTGACCCGCTGTTTATTGTCAAGGCGCTGCTCAACGGCGCGGACGGCGTGCTGGTTTCCGGCTGCCACCCGCGCGACTGCCACTACGCCGCTGGCAACTTTTACGCCCGCCGCCGCCTTGAGGTGCTCAAGCAGTTTTTGCCCGTGCTGGGCATTGACGAACGCCGCTTTGAATACACCTGGGTTTCGGCCTCCGAAGGCCAGCGCTGGCAGCAGGTGGTGACGGTCTTTACCGACCGCATCCACAAGCTCGGCCCCGCGCCCAAACTTGACGACCCCGAACCGCTGCTCAAAATCGCCGACATGGCGCTGACCTCGCTGCGCTCGCTGGGCACTGGCCAAAAGGCCGCCCTGGACGAACTGAAGGAAGCCATCAAGGCCAAGCTGCCCGAGCTCGACTGCGTTATCGGCTGGCAGCAGGGCTACGACGCCGCGCACACCGTGCCCCTGTTCATGAAAACCCCCGAGGACGTGGACAAGCTGGTGTGGGGACCCTTTAACGTCAACAATCCCGCCGTGTACCTGCCCACGTTCAAGGGCAAAAAGGTGGGCATTGTGGTCAAGGGCTGCGATTCGCGCTCGGTGGTTGAATTGCTGCAGGAAAACCTGATCCGCCGCGAGGACGTGACCATCTTTGCCCTGCCCTGCGAGGGCACGCTGGACATGGCCCGCGTCAACCAGGACCTGGGCCGCTACACCAAAATCGACGGCGTGACCTATGACGAGGCCGGTGTGACCATCACCGCCGACGGCAAGGATCACCGTTTCTGCATGACAGACTACGCCCAGGGCAAGTGCTACGGCTGCACCACGCCTTCGGCTGTGCTGGCCGACACCCTGCTGGGGCAACCCGTCAAGGTGGACGGCGCGGCGGGCACCCCGCCGGAGCTGGCCCTGCTCGACTCCATGACCCTGGACGAACGGCTCGCCTTCTGGCACGGCCAGATGGACCGCTGCCTGCGCTGCTACGCCTGCCGCAACGCCTGCCCCATGTGCGTGTGCCGCGACTACTGCGTATCCGACAGCCGCGATCCGCACTGGATGACGCAGGAGGACAGCCCCAAGGAAAAACTCTTCTTCCAGACCATCCACGCCATGCATCTGGCCGGCCGCTGCACAGGCTGCGGCGAGTGCCAGCGCGCCTGCCCCGTGGGCATTCCCATCATGGCCCTGCGCCAGCAGATCGCCCGCGCGGTGGCCCAGCTTTTTGACGGCTACCAACCCGGCCTCAACCCGGACGAGGTGCCGCCCCTGCTGGGCTATGAAGTGGTTGAAAAGAATATTCATGAGAGGGACTGGAAATGA
- a CDS encoding CoB--CoM heterodisulfide reductase iron-sulfur subunit A family protein — MRIGVFICHCGSNIAGTVDCAKVAAIARTYPDVVYADDPMYTCAEPGQAAIEAAIHEYKLDGVVVASCSPRMHEPTFRRTVERAGLNRYMLEMANIREHVSWIGKDMEANTNKAAELVQLAVEKLRNDRPLMAKSFDVNKRVLVIGGGVAGIQAALDCADGGVPVVLVEREATIGGKMAKLDKTFPTVDCSACILGPKMVDVAQHSNITLYAYSEVEDVSGYVGNFTVKIRKRSTYVDWSLCTGCGACTEKCPAKKTPDAFNELTGTTTAITIAFPQAIPKKAVINPQFCRQLLKGKCGVCAKVCPTGAIKYDMEDEIITEEVGSIVAATGYDLMDWTVYKEYGGGTYPDVITSLQYERLLSASGPTGGHVKRPSDGREPKNIVFVQCVGSRDKSVGRPYCSGFCCMYTAKQAILTKDHIPDSKSFVFYMDIRAPGKLYDEFTRRAMEEYGTEYIRGRVSQIYPDANGQMTVMGVDTLLGQPVEIKADLVVLAVGVEASKGSPQLAEKLRISYDSYGFFMESHVKLKPVETNTAGVYLAGVCQGVKDIPASVAQGSAAAAKVLALFSKDKLESDPQIAQVDIRRCVNCGKCIRCCPFGAIKEVEIRGEGKAQVIETVCQGCGLCTSTCPQGAIQLSHATDNQILAEVNALCQC, encoded by the coding sequence ATGAGAATAGGCGTCTTTATCTGCCACTGCGGCAGCAACATCGCCGGAACCGTGGACTGCGCCAAGGTGGCGGCCATAGCCCGCACCTATCCCGACGTGGTCTATGCCGACGACCCCATGTACACCTGCGCCGAGCCGGGTCAGGCGGCCATTGAGGCGGCCATCCACGAGTACAAGCTCGACGGCGTGGTTGTTGCCTCGTGCTCGCCCCGCATGCACGAGCCAACCTTCCGCCGTACGGTGGAACGCGCCGGGCTCAACCGTTACATGCTTGAAATGGCCAATATCCGCGAGCATGTCTCGTGGATCGGCAAGGATATGGAAGCCAACACCAACAAGGCTGCCGAGCTGGTGCAGCTTGCGGTGGAAAAGCTGCGCAACGACAGGCCCCTCATGGCCAAAAGCTTTGACGTCAACAAGCGCGTGCTGGTCATCGGCGGCGGCGTGGCGGGCATTCAGGCGGCGCTTGACTGCGCCGATGGCGGCGTGCCCGTGGTGCTGGTGGAGCGCGAGGCGACCATTGGCGGCAAGATGGCCAAGCTGGACAAGACCTTCCCCACCGTGGACTGCTCGGCCTGCATTCTCGGCCCCAAGATGGTGGACGTGGCCCAGCACTCCAACATTACGCTCTACGCCTACTCCGAAGTGGAAGATGTTTCGGGCTATGTGGGCAACTTTACGGTAAAAATCCGCAAACGCTCCACCTATGTGGACTGGAGCCTGTGCACCGGCTGCGGCGCATGCACCGAAAAATGCCCGGCCAAAAAGACGCCCGACGCCTTTAACGAACTGACGGGCACCACCACGGCCATCACCATCGCCTTTCCGCAGGCCATCCCCAAGAAGGCCGTCATCAATCCGCAATTCTGCCGCCAGCTCCTCAAGGGCAAGTGCGGCGTGTGCGCCAAGGTGTGTCCCACCGGCGCCATCAAGTACGACATGGAAGATGAGATCATCACCGAAGAGGTGGGCAGCATTGTTGCCGCCACCGGTTACGACCTCATGGACTGGACCGTATACAAGGAATACGGCGGCGGCACATACCCCGACGTGATCACCTCCCTGCAGTACGAGCGTCTGCTCTCCGCATCCGGCCCCACGGGCGGGCACGTCAAGCGCCCCTCGGACGGCAGGGAGCCCAAGAACATCGTCTTTGTGCAGTGCGTGGGCTCGCGCGACAAATCCGTGGGCCGTCCCTACTGCTCGGGCTTCTGCTGCATGTACACGGCCAAGCAGGCCATCCTGACCAAGGACCACATCCCCGATTCCAAGTCCTTTGTTTTTTACATGGACATACGCGCGCCCGGCAAGCTGTACGACGAGTTTACCCGCCGCGCCATGGAAGAATACGGCACGGAATACATCCGGGGCCGCGTGTCGCAGATCTACCCCGACGCCAACGGCCAGATGACGGTCATGGGCGTGGACACCCTGCTGGGCCAGCCGGTGGAGATCAAGGCCGACCTGGTGGTGCTGGCCGTTGGCGTAGAGGCCAGCAAGGGCTCGCCCCAGCTGGCGGAAAAGCTGCGCATCTCTTACGACAGCTACGGCTTTTTTATGGAAAGTCACGTCAAGCTCAAGCCTGTGGAGACCAATACCGCAGGCGTGTATCTGGCGGGCGTGTGTCAGGGGGTCAAGGACATCCCGGCCTCCGTGGCGCAGGGTTCCGCCGCTGCCGCAAAGGTGCTGGCGCTCTTCTCCAAGGACAAGCTTGAAAGCGACCCGCAGATCGCCCAGGTGGACATCCGCCGCTGCGTCAACTGCGGCAAGTGCATACGCTGTTGCCCCTTTGGCGCCATCAAGGAAGTGGAAATCCGGGGCGAAGGCAAGGCTCAGGTTATCGAAACCGTCTGCCAGGGCTGCGGTCTGTGCACGTCCACCTGTCCGCAGGGGGCTATCCAGCTTTCACACGCTACTGACAACCAGATCCTTGCGGAGGTAAACGCCTTATGCCAGTGCTAA
- a CDS encoding CoB--CoM heterodisulfide reductase iron-sulfur subunit B family protein yields the protein MNFAYYPGCSARGSSKDYEMSTQAVCKALDMRLVDIPDWNCCGSTPAHAVDTELSAALCVRNLDIAAQQKAEVLLTPCPSCLSNLRMASKRMENPAFRSRVDELLDGPSAKEFPPVTSVMQGIAAQMEMDAIAARVRQSLKGLKLVAYYGCLMSRPAEVMNFGDPENPTLMEEMMSACGAEMLDFPLKTACCGASFGIPERPMTAKNSGRILELATRLGADAIVVACPLCQMNLDLRQDQASAAMDTKFRMPVLYFTQMMGIAFDLPEKELGLNKLCVSADGLIRKLGELRREEAAKPAEQKAKAAEGGR from the coding sequence ATGAATTTTGCCTACTACCCCGGCTGCTCGGCCAGGGGGTCTTCAAAAGATTACGAAATGTCCACCCAGGCCGTCTGCAAAGCTCTGGACATGCGCCTTGTGGACATTCCCGACTGGAACTGCTGCGGCTCCACCCCGGCCCACGCGGTTGATACCGAACTTTCCGCCGCCCTGTGCGTGCGCAACCTTGATATCGCCGCCCAGCAAAAGGCCGAAGTGCTGCTGACGCCTTGCCCCAGCTGCCTTTCCAACCTGCGCATGGCCTCCAAGCGCATGGAAAACCCCGCCTTTCGCAGCCGGGTGGACGAGCTGCTCGACGGCCCCTCGGCCAAGGAATTTCCGCCTGTCACCTCCGTCATGCAGGGCATTGCCGCGCAGATGGAAATGGACGCCATCGCAGCCCGCGTGCGTCAGAGCCTCAAGGGGCTCAAGCTCGTGGCCTACTACGGCTGCCTCATGAGCCGCCCGGCGGAAGTCATGAACTTCGGCGACCCCGAAAACCCCACGCTCATGGAAGAAATGATGTCGGCCTGCGGCGCGGAGATGCTCGACTTTCCGCTCAAGACCGCATGCTGCGGCGCATCCTTTGGCATTCCCGAGCGCCCCATGACGGCCAAAAATTCGGGCCGCATCCTTGAGCTGGCCACCCGCCTTGGCGCTGACGCCATTGTGGTGGCCTGCCCGCTCTGCCAGATGAACCTTGACCTGCGTCAGGATCAGGCCAGCGCGGCCATGGATACCAAATTCCGCATGCCGGTGCTCTATTTTACCCAGATGATGGGCATTGCCTTTGACCTGCCGGAAAAAGAGCTGGGCCTGAACAAGCTGTGCGTCAGCGCCGACGGTCTTATCCGCAAATTGGGCGAGCTGCGCCGCGAAGAAGCGGCCAAACCCGCCGAGCAGAAGGCCAAGGCCGCTGAAGGAGGCAGGTAA
- the aroQ gene encoding type II 3-dehydroquinate dehydratase has product MRILVLHGVNLNMFGKRDPSQYGTATLADIDAALQTLAGELNVTVESFQTNHEGVMVERIHQALDEGVQAVVINAGAWTHYSYALADALAILPVPVVEVHMSNVHAREEFRHHSVLSPVCAGSVCGFGVESYLLGLRAAQSLAKRAANKPE; this is encoded by the coding sequence ATGCGAATTCTTGTACTGCACGGCGTCAACCTGAACATGTTCGGCAAGCGCGATCCTTCACAGTACGGAACGGCCACCCTGGCGGATATTGACGCGGCCCTGCAGACGCTGGCCGGGGAACTGAACGTAACGGTAGAGAGCTTTCAGACCAACCACGAGGGCGTCATGGTTGAGCGCATCCATCAGGCGCTGGACGAGGGAGTGCAGGCTGTGGTCATCAACGCCGGAGCCTGGACGCACTACAGCTACGCCCTGGCCGACGCGCTGGCCATCCTGCCTGTGCCGGTGGTTGAGGTGCACATGTCCAATGTTCACGCGCGCGAGGAGTTTCGCCACCATTCGGTGCTGTCGCCTGTCTGCGCGGGGAGCGTCTGCGGCTTTGGCGTGGAGAGCTACCTTCTTGGCCTGCGTGCGGCCCAGTCGCTGGCAAAGAGGGCCGCAAACAAACCAGAGTAA